The following proteins are encoded in a genomic region of Microbacterium sp. NC79:
- a CDS encoding MraY family glycosyltransferase yields the protein MRQYLFIIILTAAVTFIVGWVVWHLSHRFKIYPGIRERDVHTTPTPRIGGIAMFVGIMIAIAISSQVPFFAIFWEKPTAIWAIVIASTLIVLVGIADDLWDLDWMIKLAAQFITASIIAYGGLQIYYLPLGGITVLSSWVLFGLTVLVIVVVMNAVNFIDGLDGLVAGVVLISNVVFFLYSYMFVRDFGTSTNSSLATFIAAAIIGACIGFLPLNWRPARMFMGDSGALLLGLLMATSAIAITGEANPEALSDAISDDRLGESQLLGAFIPILLPIVVVMLPLTDFGLAILRRLKAGKSPFAPDRKHLHHRMLDHGHTAMEAVLIFYAWTAVVCLSVLLMYIATRERWPGLWWVGVIFGVVGILACLVVTIIPSRRRPTLAPDMEDAS from the coding sequence TTGAGGCAGTACCTCTTCATCATCATTCTGACCGCCGCGGTGACCTTCATCGTCGGCTGGGTGGTGTGGCACCTGAGCCACCGGTTCAAGATTTACCCGGGCATTCGCGAACGAGACGTGCACACGACGCCGACGCCGCGCATTGGCGGCATCGCGATGTTCGTCGGAATCATGATCGCTATCGCGATCTCTAGCCAGGTTCCGTTCTTCGCGATCTTTTGGGAAAAGCCAACGGCCATTTGGGCCATCGTCATTGCATCGACGCTCATCGTTCTTGTCGGTATTGCCGATGATCTGTGGGATCTCGACTGGATGATCAAGCTCGCGGCACAGTTCATCACCGCGAGCATCATCGCTTACGGCGGCCTGCAGATCTATTACCTGCCGCTTGGTGGCATCACGGTGCTGTCGAGCTGGGTCCTGTTCGGCCTCACGGTGCTTGTCATCGTCGTCGTCATGAACGCGGTCAACTTCATCGATGGTCTCGACGGCCTCGTTGCGGGCGTCGTACTGATCTCGAACGTCGTGTTCTTCCTGTACTCCTACATGTTCGTGCGCGATTTTGGCACCTCGACGAACTCATCGCTCGCGACCTTCATCGCCGCCGCGATCATCGGTGCGTGCATCGGCTTCCTCCCACTGAACTGGCGCCCTGCACGCATGTTCATGGGTGACTCCGGTGCGCTGTTACTTGGCCTCTTGATGGCAACCAGTGCAATTGCGATTACGGGTGAGGCAAACCCCGAGGCGCTCAGCGACGCCATCAGTGATGACCGGCTGGGGGAGTCGCAGCTGCTCGGTGCATTCATTCCGATTCTGTTGCCGATCGTCGTCGTGATGCTGCCGCTCACCGACTTCGGCCTCGCTATCTTGCGCCGTTTGAAGGCAGGCAAATCGCCATTCGCACCCGACCGCAAGCACCTGCACCACCGCATGCTTGATCATGGCCACACCGCCATGGAAGCCGTGCTGATTTTTTACGCATGGACGGCAGTCGTCTGCCTGTCTGTGCTGCTTATGTACATTGCGACCCGTGAACGTTGGCCGGGGCTGTGGTGGGTTGGCGTCATCTTCGGCGTCGTCGGAATCCTTGCCTGCCTCGTCGTGACAATCATTCCGTCGCGCCGCCGCCCAACCCTCGCGCCCGACATGGAGGACGCCTCATGA
- a CDS encoding F0F1 ATP synthase subunit gamma, with amino-acid sequence MGAQLRVYKQKISSAQTTKKITKAMELIAASRIQKAMARVRAASPFARAVTRAVSAVATNSNVDHPLTREPEQIRRSAVVVFTADRGLAGAFNSQILREALEVAEMLKDQGREVVYYLVGRKAVGYFQFRKMSWEADWVGDTDNPAFETAEAISAAILDSFRKDYADGGVDEIHLVYNRFVSMMTQSPENVRLLPLEIVEADEAEAASTQVYPLYEFEPDADQVLDSILPVYIQSRVYNALLQSAAAKHAATQKAMKSASDNADKLITDYTRLRNNARQAEITQQIAEIVGGADALAS; translated from the coding sequence ATGGGCGCTCAACTCCGGGTCTACAAGCAGAAGATTTCTTCTGCTCAGACCACGAAGAAGATCACGAAGGCGATGGAACTCATCGCGGCTTCGCGCATCCAGAAGGCCATGGCCCGCGTTCGCGCGGCCTCGCCTTTCGCGCGAGCCGTGACGCGTGCCGTTTCCGCCGTGGCCACTAACTCCAATGTCGATCACCCGCTGACTCGTGAGCCCGAGCAGATCCGCCGCTCTGCGGTCGTGGTTTTCACGGCAGACCGCGGCCTGGCCGGCGCGTTCAACTCGCAGATCCTCCGTGAGGCTCTCGAGGTCGCTGAAATGCTCAAGGACCAGGGCCGCGAGGTGGTTTACTACCTCGTTGGTCGCAAGGCCGTCGGTTACTTCCAGTTCCGTAAGATGAGCTGGGAAGCCGACTGGGTTGGCGACACTGATAACCCCGCGTTTGAGACTGCCGAAGCGATTTCGGCAGCCATCCTCGACTCGTTCCGCAAGGACTACGCTGACGGCGGCGTCGACGAGATTCACCTCGTTTACAACCGCTTCGTGAGCATGATGACGCAGTCGCCTGAGAACGTCCGCCTTCTCCCGTTGGAGATCGTGGAGGCCGACGAAGCAGAAGCTGCGTCGACTCAGGTGTACCCGTTGTACGAATTCGAGCCGGACGCTGACCAGGTTCTCGACTCGATCCTGCCTGTCTACATCCAGAGCCGCGTCTACAACGCGCTCCTGCAGTCGGCTGCTGCAAAGCACGCCGCCACGCAGAAGGCGATGAAGTCGGCAAGTGACAACGCAGACAAGCTCATCACGGACTACACCCGCCTCCGCAACAACGCGCGCCAGGCAGAGATTACGCAGCAGATCGCCGAGATCGTCGGCGGCGCGGACGCTCTGGCGTCCTAA
- the prmC gene encoding peptide chain release factor N(5)-glutamine methyltransferase has translation MTEQPASDATVPVVLANARQTLAEAGVADPGVDATLLLAHVLGTSRGDIQLKESLGYSLTSDEGEAFAAVLSRRAAREPLQHITGTAPFRYMELLVGPGVFVPRPETEIVAQYAIDALWAVANPAPVAVDLGTGSGAIALAMATEVPHSRVIAVERSVDAHAWAAKNVAHVGATNMELRNGDFASALDDLAGTVAVIASNPPYVPAEAIPRDLEVRLYDPKEALYSGADGLDDIRVISGVGLRLGYPGSSIVLEHGEWQGADIREILTADGWMSAATHQDLTMRDRVTTAVHP, from the coding sequence ATGACTGAGCAGCCAGCCTCCGATGCCACCGTTCCCGTCGTACTGGCGAATGCCCGTCAGACCCTCGCCGAAGCGGGCGTCGCCGACCCCGGCGTTGATGCAACATTGCTTCTCGCGCACGTGCTCGGCACGTCGCGCGGCGACATTCAGCTCAAAGAATCGCTGGGATATTCGCTGACCTCTGATGAGGGTGAAGCGTTTGCCGCGGTGCTGTCGCGCCGTGCCGCGCGCGAACCCCTCCAGCACATCACCGGGACAGCGCCGTTCCGTTACATGGAGCTGCTTGTCGGCCCCGGTGTCTTCGTTCCGCGGCCCGAGACGGAGATCGTCGCTCAGTATGCGATCGACGCGCTGTGGGCGGTGGCAAATCCTGCCCCTGTCGCCGTCGACCTCGGAACCGGATCCGGCGCGATCGCCCTCGCGATGGCCACCGAGGTTCCGCACTCCCGCGTCATCGCGGTCGAACGGTCCGTCGACGCACACGCGTGGGCTGCCAAGAACGTCGCGCATGTGGGTGCGACCAACATGGAACTGCGCAATGGCGATTTTGCCAGCGCGCTCGATGACCTTGCCGGAACCGTTGCGGTCATCGCTTCGAACCCGCCGTATGTGCCAGCCGAGGCGATACCGCGCGATCTCGAGGTTCGACTGTATGACCCGAAAGAGGCGCTTTACAGCGGCGCAGATGGTCTCGACGACATCCGCGTCATCAGTGGCGTGGGTCTGCGCCTTGGCTATCCAGGCTCAAGCATCGTGCTGGAACACGGGGAATGGCAGGGGGCGGATATCCGCGAAATCCTCACCGCGGACGGCTGGATGTCAGCGGCAACCCACCAAGATCTCACGATGCGCGATCGCGTAACCACCGCCGTTCACCCGTAA
- a CDS encoding F0F1 ATP synthase subunit B has protein sequence MLNALVLAAEEAAPNPLIPAWYDIIWSAVCFVIILFVVWKVALPKMAALLDARSAAIEGNIAKADEAQRQAEAALEEYTAQLASARKEAGDIRDAAREDGKKIVAEAKDAASTEAARIQATAHAQIEAERQTALVSLRSEVGTLALDLAGNVIGETLGDDKKAQGVVDRFLADLEASEKATR, from the coding sequence ATGCTTAACGCTCTTGTCCTAGCCGCAGAGGAAGCAGCGCCTAACCCGCTGATCCCCGCGTGGTACGACATCATCTGGTCGGCCGTCTGCTTCGTGATCATCCTCTTCGTTGTTTGGAAGGTTGCTCTCCCGAAGATGGCCGCGCTGCTCGACGCACGCTCGGCTGCCATCGAGGGCAACATTGCCAAGGCAGACGAAGCACAGCGCCAGGCGGAAGCCGCGCTGGAGGAGTACACGGCTCAGCTCGCTAGCGCGCGCAAGGAAGCGGGAGACATCCGCGACGCTGCACGCGAAGACGGCAAGAAGATCGTTGCAGAGGCAAAGGACGCAGCTTCCACTGAGGCAGCTCGCATCCAGGCCACGGCTCACGCGCAGATCGAGGCAGAGCGTCAGACCGCTCTCGTTTCGCTCCGTAGCGAGGTCGGCACGCTCGCTCTTGACCTCGCAGGTAACGTCATCGGCGAAACGCTCGGAGACGACAAGAAGGCTCAGGGCGTGGTTGACCGCTTCCTGGCTGACCTCGAGGCTTCTGAGAAGGCAACCCGATAA
- the atpE gene encoding ATP synthase F0 subunit C yields MDATTVLAEVTGSISTVGYGLAAIGPAIGVGIVVGKTIEGVARQPELQGRLQVMMWIGIAFTEALAFIGIATHFIFAA; encoded by the coding sequence GTGGACGCAACTACGGTTCTCGCTGAAGTTACCGGCTCGATCTCGACCGTGGGCTACGGCCTCGCGGCAATCGGCCCCGCTATCGGTGTGGGTATCGTCGTCGGCAAGACGATCGAGGGTGTTGCACGTCAGCCTGAGCTGCAGGGTCGCCTGCAGGTCATGATGTGGATCGGTATCGCCTTCACCGAGGCGCTCGCCTTCATCGGTATCGCCACGCACTTCATCTTCGCCGCGTAA
- a CDS encoding F0F1 ATP synthase subunit delta: protein MGSATTQALAASAVALDAQTVDLNTARELFAAANVLGSSKQLGGALADPTASVESRSQVVATVFGAQFQPATVAALNAAVSQRWSNADDLVAGIEDLAVRAASRAAEGVDIEGELFSVTRLIADNPDLELALGSRLGANDAKGTLVSTLIAGKASDATTTIVSALVQNPRGRRVRAMLSHAMGLVAQQRGGVVATVTSASALSADQQERLTAALSKSYGGRVSLNVVIDPAVVGGLRVQIADDVIDGTISSRIEDLRQKLAG from the coding sequence ATGGGTAGCGCTACCACTCAGGCACTCGCGGCGTCAGCAGTAGCTCTCGACGCGCAGACCGTTGATCTGAACACCGCACGCGAGCTGTTCGCAGCCGCCAACGTGCTCGGATCCTCGAAGCAGCTGGGCGGAGCGCTTGCTGACCCCACGGCTTCGGTCGAGTCGCGTTCGCAGGTCGTTGCAACCGTGTTCGGTGCGCAGTTTCAGCCGGCAACGGTTGCTGCACTGAACGCAGCGGTATCGCAGCGCTGGTCGAACGCCGATGATCTCGTCGCAGGTATCGAAGACCTCGCCGTGCGCGCGGCATCGCGCGCCGCAGAGGGAGTCGACATCGAAGGGGAGCTCTTCTCCGTGACGCGACTCATCGCAGACAACCCCGACCTTGAACTTGCTCTTGGCTCGCGCCTCGGTGCAAACGATGCAAAGGGCACGCTGGTAAGCACGCTCATTGCTGGCAAGGCAAGCGACGCGACAACGACCATCGTTTCGGCGCTGGTTCAGAACCCGCGTGGTCGTCGTGTGCGCGCAATGCTCTCGCACGCAATGGGTCTGGTCGCTCAGCAGCGTGGAGGTGTCGTCGCCACGGTGACGTCGGCTTCCGCACTGTCCGCTGACCAGCAAGAGCGCCTCACGGCTGCTCTGTCGAAGAGCTACGGCGGGCGTGTTTCGCTCAACGTCGTAATCGACCCCGCCGTTGTCGGAGGCCTGCGTGTGCAGATCGCCGATGACGTCATCGATGGCACGATTTCGTCGCGCATCGAGGACCTGCGCCAGAAGCTCGCAGGCTAA
- the atpD gene encoding F0F1 ATP synthase subunit beta, which yields MTDTATAAQTAVVGRVARVTGPVVDIEFPHDSIPGIYNALKTTITIGEESTEITLEVAQHLGDDLIRAIALKPTDGIVRGQEVRDTGEPIMVPVGDVTKGKVFNATGEVLNLAPGETIEVTERWGIHRKAPAFDQLESKTTMFETGIKVIDLLTPYVQGGKIGLFGGAGVGKTVLIQEMIQRVAQDHGGVSVFAGVGERTREGNDLIHEMEEAGVFDKTALVFGQMDEPPGTRLRVALSALTMAEYFRDVQGQDVLLFIDNIFRFTQAGSEVSTLLGRMPSAVGYQPNLADEMGVLQERITSTRGHSITSLQAIYVPADDYTDPAPATTFAHLDATTELSREIASKGLYPAVDPLTSTSRILDPRYIGDDHYRVATAVKQILQKNKELQEIIAILGVDELSEEDKIVVSRARRIQQFLSQNTYMAKKFTGVEGSTVPIKETIESFDAIVKGEFDHVAEQAFFNVGGISDVEEQWAKIQKENG from the coding sequence ATGACTGACACCGCCACGGCAGCTCAGACTGCGGTCGTCGGGCGCGTCGCACGCGTTACGGGACCGGTTGTCGATATCGAGTTCCCGCACGACTCGATTCCCGGCATTTACAACGCACTCAAGACCACCATCACGATCGGCGAAGAGTCGACTGAGATCACGCTCGAGGTTGCGCAGCACCTCGGTGACGACCTTATTCGTGCCATCGCCCTGAAGCCTACCGACGGCATTGTCCGCGGCCAGGAGGTGCGCGACACCGGTGAGCCGATCATGGTTCCGGTCGGTGACGTCACCAAGGGAAAGGTGTTCAACGCAACGGGTGAGGTTCTGAACCTCGCACCCGGCGAGACCATCGAGGTCACCGAGCGTTGGGGCATCCACCGCAAGGCACCCGCCTTCGACCAGCTTGAGTCGAAGACCACCATGTTCGAGACCGGTATCAAGGTCATCGACCTTCTGACCCCCTACGTTCAGGGTGGAAAGATCGGTCTGTTCGGTGGTGCAGGTGTCGGTAAGACCGTGCTCATCCAGGAAATGATCCAGCGCGTCGCACAGGACCACGGTGGTGTGTCCGTGTTCGCCGGTGTTGGTGAGCGTACCCGTGAGGGTAACGACCTGATCCACGAAATGGAAGAAGCAGGCGTCTTCGACAAGACCGCCCTTGTCTTCGGCCAGATGGACGAGCCGCCGGGAACGCGTCTGCGCGTTGCTCTGTCGGCATTGACGATGGCGGAGTACTTCCGTGACGTGCAGGGCCAGGACGTTCTGCTCTTCATCGACAACATCTTCCGTTTCACGCAAGCCGGTTCCGAGGTCTCGACCCTGCTGGGTCGTATGCCTTCGGCCGTGGGTTACCAGCCCAACCTTGCTGACGAGATGGGCGTGCTCCAGGAGCGCATCACCTCGACCCGCGGTCACTCGATTACGTCGCTGCAGGCAATTTACGTTCCTGCTGATGACTACACCGACCCGGCGCCGGCAACGACGTTCGCCCACCTCGACGCAACGACCGAGCTCAGCCGTGAGATCGCGTCGAAGGGTCTGTACCCGGCCGTTGACCCGCTGACCTCGACGTCGCGTATTCTCGACCCCCGTTACATCGGTGACGACCACTACCGCGTTGCAACTGCGGTTAAGCAGATCCTTCAGAAGAACAAGGAACTGCAGGAGATCATCGCCATCCTCGGTGTCGACGAGCTCTCGGAAGAAGACAAGATTGTTGTCTCGCGTGCACGTCGCATCCAGCAGTTCCTCTCGCAGAACACCTACATGGCGAAGAAGTTCACCGGTGTTGAGGGCTCGACGGTTCCGATCAAGGAGACCATCGAATCCTTCGATGCCATCGTGAAGGGCGAGTTCGACCACGTAGCCGAGCAGGCATTCTTCAACGTCGGTGGTATCTCCGACGTCGAAGAGCAGTGGGCGAAGATCCAGAAGGAGAACGGCTGA
- the atpB gene encoding F0F1 ATP synthase subunit A produces the protein MNHAASLIAAAAAEGDGFHSPSIWEFFPAPVFQIGELVITRIHLIQFFATAVVVLLLVLGTRKMRVVPGRFQSIVEMGLDFVRVNIAHDLLGKKDGNRFLPILTTMFFMILFMNLTGVIPFMNIAGTSIIAVPLLLAVISYVTFIYAGIKKSPLGFVKNSLFPAGVPKALYLIVTPLEFISTFIIRPVTLTLRLLMNMIVGHLMLVLFFAATHFFFFSAGSWFPILGVGTLAAGFAYTLFEILVAFLQAYVFTILTAVYIQLAVAEEH, from the coding sequence TTGAACCACGCCGCGAGTCTTATCGCCGCTGCCGCCGCTGAAGGCGATGGCTTCCACTCACCGTCGATTTGGGAATTCTTCCCTGCGCCGGTCTTCCAAATCGGTGAGCTGGTTATTACCCGCATTCACCTGATCCAGTTTTTCGCGACCGCCGTTGTCGTGTTGCTGCTGGTTCTTGGCACTCGCAAGATGCGCGTCGTTCCCGGCCGCTTCCAGTCGATTGTCGAGATGGGCCTTGACTTCGTGCGCGTCAACATCGCGCACGACCTCCTGGGTAAGAAGGACGGCAACCGCTTCCTTCCGATCCTCACCACGATGTTCTTCATGATCCTGTTCATGAACCTCACCGGTGTGATCCCCTTCATGAACATCGCCGGAACCTCGATCATCGCCGTTCCGTTGCTGCTCGCGGTGATCTCCTACGTGACGTTCATCTACGCGGGTATCAAGAAGAGCCCGCTGGGCTTCGTCAAGAACTCGCTGTTCCCGGCCGGTGTGCCCAAGGCGCTTTACCTGATCGTGACGCCGCTCGAGTTCATCTCGACGTTCATCATCCGCCCCGTCACGCTGACGCTGCGTCTTCTGATGAACATGATCGTCGGTCACCTGATGCTCGTCCTGTTCTTCGCGGCGACGCACTTCTTCTTCTTCTCTGCAGGGTCATGGTTCCCGATTCTTGGTGTCGGTACGCTGGCAGCCGGTTTCGCATACACCCTCTTTGAAATCCTGGTGGCTTTCCTCCAGGCGTACGTCTTCACGATCCTGACTGCGGTCTACATCCAGCTCGCAGTCGCGGAAGAGCACTGA
- the atpA gene encoding F0F1 ATP synthase subunit alpha, with protein MADLSISPDVIRDALKDFVAAYEPAGAAATEVGTVVDAADGIAHVEGLPGVMANELVRFGDGTLGLAQNLDENEIGVVVLGEFAGIVAGQEVTRTGEVLSVPVGDGYLGRVVDPLGQPIDGLGDIASEGRRALELQAPGVMQRKSVHEPMQTGIKAIDAMIPVGRGQRQLIIGDRQTGKTAIAIDTIINQKANWESGDVNKQVRCIYVAIGQKGSTIASVKGALEEAGAMEYTTIVAAPASDPAGFKYLAPYTGSAIGQHWMYGGKHVLIIFDDLSKQAEAYRAVSLLLRRPPGREAYPGDVFYLHSRLLERCAKLSDELGAGSMTGLPIIETKANDVSAYIPTNVISITDGQIFLQSDLFNANQRPAVDVGISVSRVGGDAQVKSIKKVSGTLKLELAQYRSLEAFAMFASDLDAASRRQLDRGARLTELLKQPQYSPYPVEEQVVSIWAGTNGKLDTVEVEDVLPFERELLDYVRRNTDILTRLRETNVLDDATVDELNTVTDKFILEFNGGKGQAIDGLGREEYDAASAEDVNQEQIVKGRRA; from the coding sequence ATGGCAGACCTCTCCATCAGCCCCGACGTCATCCGTGACGCGCTGAAAGATTTTGTCGCCGCCTACGAGCCCGCAGGCGCTGCGGCGACCGAGGTTGGCACCGTCGTTGACGCTGCCGACGGTATCGCCCACGTTGAGGGCCTGCCCGGCGTCATGGCTAACGAGCTCGTTCGCTTCGGCGACGGCACCCTCGGCCTCGCCCAGAACCTGGACGAGAACGAGATCGGTGTTGTTGTGCTCGGCGAGTTCGCGGGCATCGTGGCAGGACAGGAAGTTACCCGTACGGGTGAAGTCCTCTCGGTTCCCGTCGGTGACGGCTACCTTGGCCGCGTCGTTGACCCGCTGGGTCAGCCGATCGACGGCCTCGGCGACATCGCATCCGAAGGACGCCGTGCGCTTGAGCTTCAGGCTCCTGGCGTTATGCAGCGTAAGTCGGTACACGAGCCGATGCAGACCGGTATCAAGGCAATTGACGCGATGATCCCCGTTGGCCGTGGCCAGCGTCAGCTCATCATTGGTGACCGCCAGACCGGTAAGACCGCGATCGCGATCGACACCATCATCAACCAGAAGGCCAACTGGGAGTCGGGTGACGTAAACAAGCAGGTTCGCTGCATCTACGTCGCAATCGGCCAGAAGGGCTCGACCATCGCCTCCGTTAAGGGCGCGCTGGAAGAGGCTGGCGCCATGGAGTACACGACGATCGTCGCAGCTCCCGCGTCTGACCCGGCCGGCTTCAAGTACCTGGCTCCCTACACGGGTTCCGCCATCGGTCAGCACTGGATGTACGGCGGCAAGCACGTCCTGATCATCTTCGATGACCTGTCGAAGCAGGCTGAAGCCTACCGCGCCGTTTCGCTCCTCCTTCGTCGTCCGCCGGGCCGCGAGGCTTACCCCGGTGACGTCTTCTACCTGCACTCCCGCTTGCTCGAGCGTTGTGCAAAGCTCTCTGACGAGCTGGGCGCAGGTTCCATGACCGGTCTTCCGATCATTGAGACCAAGGCAAACGACGTCTCCGCGTACATTCCGACCAACGTGATTTCGATCACCGACGGCCAGATCTTCCTCCAGTCGGACCTCTTCAACGCTAACCAGCGCCCCGCGGTCGACGTTGGTATCTCGGTTTCGCGTGTTGGTGGTGACGCTCAGGTCAAGTCGATCAAGAAGGTCTCCGGAACGTTGAAGCTGGAGCTGGCTCAGTACCGCTCGCTCGAAGCATTCGCCATGTTCGCATCTGACCTTGACGCAGCATCGCGTCGTCAGCTCGACCGCGGTGCTCGCCTCACCGAGCTCCTGAAGCAGCCTCAGTACTCGCCGTACCCCGTTGAAGAGCAGGTTGTCTCGATCTGGGCGGGCACGAACGGCAAGCTGGACACGGTCGAGGTGGAAGACGTTCTTCCCTTCGAGCGCGAGCTTCTGGACTACGTGCGTCGTAACACCGACATCCTGACGCGTCTGCGTGAGACGAACGTTCTCGACGACGCAACGGTCGACGAGCTCAACACGGTCACAGACAAGTTCATTCTTGAGTTCAACGGTGGCAAGGGTCAGGCAATTGACGGTCTCGGCCGTGAAGAGTACGACGCTGCTTCTGCTGAAGACGTGAACCAGGAGCAGATCGTCAAGGGTCGCCGGGCGTAA
- a CDS encoding L-threonylcarbamoyladenylate synthase, giving the protein MSSVFDCLDSSQLLPAMRAARTTIARGELIVLPTDTVYGVGADAFSPAAVKRLLEAKGRGRNQPPPVLVGTTDAMRALVAEVPGEVTALVERFWPGALTIVLPAQPSLTWDLGDTKGTVAVRMPDNVIARELLQETGPLAVSSANLTGQPAANTVAEAQNMLAESIGVYLDGGQAGAGVSSTIIDATQLVTATEGDRIVRVLREGGVSRAQLREVLGDVLEPDPAAAEPEAGGTS; this is encoded by the coding sequence ATGTCTTCCGTCTTTGACTGCCTCGATTCTTCCCAGCTCCTGCCTGCGATGCGTGCCGCGCGCACCACCATCGCCCGCGGCGAGCTCATTGTGTTGCCCACCGACACCGTTTACGGCGTTGGTGCTGATGCGTTTTCGCCCGCAGCGGTGAAGCGGCTGTTGGAGGCGAAAGGTCGTGGTCGCAACCAACCACCGCCCGTTCTCGTCGGAACCACGGACGCGATGCGTGCGCTGGTTGCCGAGGTGCCTGGTGAAGTGACCGCACTCGTCGAACGCTTTTGGCCGGGTGCGCTCACCATCGTGTTGCCAGCCCAGCCGTCGCTGACGTGGGATTTGGGTGACACCAAGGGCACGGTGGCCGTTCGTATGCCAGACAACGTGATCGCTCGCGAACTGTTGCAAGAGACGGGTCCGCTTGCGGTGTCCAGTGCCAACCTGACCGGACAGCCCGCCGCAAACACGGTGGCTGAAGCGCAGAACATGTTGGCCGAAAGTATCGGTGTCTATCTCGACGGTGGGCAGGCGGGGGCAGGCGTCAGCTCGACGATCATCGATGCCACCCAGCTGGTCACCGCAACCGAGGGCGACCGCATCGTGCGCGTTCTCCGTGAAGGCGGCGTTTCTCGCGCCCAGCTTCGTGAGGTGCTCGGAGACGTGCTGGAGCCGGATCCCGCGGCTGCGGAACCCGAAGCCGGCGGCACGTCTTGA